One genomic segment of Amycolatopsis granulosa includes these proteins:
- a CDS encoding DUF2786 domain-containing protein, whose amino-acid sequence MATSTVETFAVLLCDAARRRLGEVAARELAGPRYDEEVIDRAAELALREVLARLWRTGWQPRDVHQVARRRLDRRAVSLVVDVIAGCAAAGVGREQFAEIGAVVWWSGDRPLLGQWTARHAVAREPALLAVLSVLAALLPLPRLPHLPVAAAAPGVDERMPARIRALLAKAESTSFPEEAEALSAKAQQLMSRYSFEQALVDPPALAGSARRFWLEQPYLGPKSSLVTAVAAANRCRAAFYAGLGFVALVGHEVDLDLVELLSTSLLVQANEAMLAAGKRSRTRSFRHAFLLAYAGRVGERLTAADRAAGEQFPDGRLLPILTRRRHEVDTLFAELFPRTVPRRTTISNDDGWSAGRVAADRARLTVERTAVAGR is encoded by the coding sequence GTGGCAACGTCCACTGTGGAAACGTTCGCCGTCCTGCTGTGTGATGCGGCGAGGCGCCGGCTGGGTGAGGTCGCGGCCCGGGAGCTGGCCGGCCCGCGGTACGACGAGGAGGTGATCGACCGGGCGGCGGAGCTGGCGCTGCGCGAGGTGCTCGCCCGCTTGTGGCGGACCGGCTGGCAGCCGCGCGACGTGCACCAGGTCGCCCGGCGCCGTCTGGACCGGCGGGCGGTGTCCCTGGTCGTGGACGTCATCGCCGGATGCGCGGCGGCGGGGGTCGGGCGGGAGCAGTTCGCCGAGATCGGTGCCGTCGTGTGGTGGTCGGGTGATCGGCCGCTGCTCGGTCAGTGGACGGCGCGGCACGCGGTGGCGCGGGAGCCGGCGTTGCTCGCGGTGCTGTCGGTCCTGGCGGCGCTGTTGCCGTTGCCGCGGCTGCCGCACCTGCCGGTCGCCGCGGCGGCGCCGGGGGTCGACGAGCGGATGCCCGCCCGGATCCGAGCGTTGCTGGCGAAAGCCGAGTCGACGTCGTTCCCCGAGGAGGCCGAGGCGCTGTCGGCGAAGGCGCAGCAGCTGATGAGCCGGTACTCGTTCGAGCAGGCGCTGGTGGACCCACCGGCGCTGGCCGGTTCCGCACGAAGGTTCTGGCTGGAGCAGCCGTACCTGGGGCCGAAGTCGTCGCTGGTGACGGCGGTGGCGGCGGCCAACCGGTGCCGGGCCGCGTTCTACGCGGGGCTCGGGTTCGTCGCGCTGGTCGGGCACGAGGTGGACCTGGACCTCGTGGAGCTGCTCTCGACGTCCCTGCTGGTGCAGGCGAACGAGGCGATGCTCGCCGCCGGGAAGCGGTCGCGGACGCGGTCGTTCCGGCACGCGTTCCTGCTCGCCTACGCCGGCCGCGTCGGTGAACGGCTGACGGCGGCCGACCGCGCGGCAGGGGAGCAGTTCCCGGACGGGCGCCTGCTCCCGATCCTGACCCGGCGCCGGCACGAGGTGGACACGCTGTTCGCGGAGCTGTTCCCGCGCACCGTGCCCCGCCGGACGACCATCAGCAACGACGACGGCTGGTCAGCGGGGCGAGTGGCCGCGGACCGTGCCCGGCTGACCGTGGAGCGGACAGCCGTGGCGGGACGGTAG
- the dxs gene encoding 1-deoxy-D-xylulose-5-phosphate synthase produces MTLLESVHGPADLKRMGHGQLEHLAGEIRDFLVDKVRRSGGHLGPNLGVVELTLALHRVFDSPNDAIVWDVGHQCYVHKIVTGRHGEFGLLRQQGGPSGYPSREESEHDLVENSHASTALSYVDGLSKAFELAGGGRHAVAVVGDGALTGGMCWEALNNIAAEPGRPVVIVVNDNGRSYSPTIGGFAEHLASLRLQPGYERMLDGGRELLLNTPVVGKPIYAALHAAKAGIKDALSPQEMFSDLKLKYFGPVDGHDIAALEKAFQAAKAFGGPVVVHAVTEKGHGYPPAVNHEADQMHQTDPIDPETGLPKPKGLSWTSVFGDELARIGEEREDVVAITAAMLRSTGLHEFAERHPDRWFDVGIAEQHAVTSAAGLAMGGYHPVVAVYSTFLNRAFDQVLMDVALHRQPVTLVLDRAGITGPDGPSHHGIWDLSLLGMVPGMRVAAPRDARTMREELREAVAVSDGPTALRFSKGSITESVPAVDRVGVVDVLRRPREGAGADVLLVAVGAFATLGLAAAERLADQGIGVTVVDPRWVLPVPSELVGLAREHRLVVTVEDSGRHGGFGSAFSAVLRDAECDVPLRDLAVPQRFLAHGSREEVLAGVGLTAQDVARRVTEWASNLIGEAQPADAPAE; encoded by the coding sequence GTGACGCTCCTGGAGTCCGTCCATGGGCCGGCCGACCTGAAGCGCATGGGACACGGCCAGCTCGAGCACCTTGCGGGGGAGATCCGCGACTTCCTGGTCGACAAGGTCCGCCGCTCCGGCGGTCACCTCGGCCCCAATCTCGGCGTGGTCGAGCTGACGCTGGCCCTGCACCGGGTCTTCGACTCGCCGAACGACGCGATCGTCTGGGACGTCGGTCACCAGTGCTACGTGCACAAGATCGTGACCGGCCGGCACGGCGAGTTCGGCCTGCTGCGCCAGCAGGGCGGCCCGTCGGGCTACCCGTCCCGGGAGGAGAGCGAGCACGACCTGGTGGAGAACAGCCACGCCTCCACCGCCCTGTCCTATGTAGACGGATTGTCGAAGGCGTTCGAGCTCGCCGGGGGCGGGCGGCACGCGGTGGCGGTCGTCGGGGACGGCGCGCTGACCGGCGGCATGTGCTGGGAGGCGCTCAACAACATCGCCGCCGAGCCGGGCCGTCCCGTGGTGATCGTGGTCAACGACAACGGCCGCTCCTACTCGCCGACGATCGGCGGCTTCGCCGAGCACCTCGCGTCGTTGCGGCTGCAGCCGGGCTACGAGCGCATGCTCGACGGCGGCCGCGAGCTGCTGCTCAACACACCGGTGGTGGGCAAGCCGATCTACGCGGCCCTGCACGCGGCCAAGGCCGGCATCAAGGACGCGCTGAGCCCGCAGGAGATGTTCTCCGACCTGAAGCTGAAGTACTTCGGGCCGGTCGACGGCCACGACATCGCGGCCCTGGAAAAGGCGTTCCAGGCGGCGAAGGCGTTCGGTGGCCCGGTGGTGGTGCACGCGGTCACCGAGAAGGGCCACGGTTACCCGCCCGCGGTGAACCACGAGGCCGACCAGATGCACCAGACCGACCCGATCGACCCGGAGACCGGCCTGCCCAAGCCCAAGGGCCTGAGCTGGACGTCGGTGTTCGGCGACGAGCTGGCGCGCATCGGCGAGGAGCGCGAGGACGTGGTGGCGATCACCGCCGCGATGCTGCGTTCGACCGGTCTGCACGAGTTCGCCGAGCGGCACCCGGACCGCTGGTTCGACGTCGGCATCGCCGAGCAGCACGCCGTCACCTCGGCCGCCGGTCTCGCCATGGGCGGGTACCACCCGGTCGTCGCGGTCTACTCGACGTTCCTCAACCGCGCCTTCGACCAGGTGCTGATGGACGTGGCGCTGCACCGCCAGCCGGTGACGCTGGTCCTCGACCGGGCCGGCATCACCGGGCCGGACGGGCCGAGCCACCACGGCATCTGGGACTTGTCGCTGCTCGGCATGGTGCCCGGGATGCGCGTCGCCGCGCCGCGGGACGCGCGGACGATGCGCGAGGAGCTGCGTGAGGCGGTGGCCGTGTCGGACGGTCCGACCGCGTTGCGGTTCTCCAAGGGCAGCATCACCGAGTCCGTACCGGCGGTCGACCGCGTCGGCGTGGTCGACGTGCTGCGTCGTCCGCGCGAGGGTGCGGGCGCCGACGTGCTGCTGGTCGCCGTGGGCGCGTTCGCGACGCTCGGGCTCGCCGCCGCGGAACGGCTGGCCGACCAGGGCATCGGCGTGACGGTCGTGGACCCGCGGTGGGTGCTGCCGGTGCCGTCGGAGCTGGTCGGCCTGGCGCGCGAGCACCGGCTGGTGGTGACGGTGGAGGACAGCGGCCGCCACGGCGGGTTCGGCAGCGCCTTCTCGGCCGTGCTGCGGGACGCCGAATGCGACGTGCCGCTGCGCGACCTGGCCGTGCCGCAGCGGTTCCTTGCGCACGGTTCGCGTGAGGAGGTGCTGGCGGGCGTCGGCCTGACGGCGCAGGACGTGGCGCGGCGCGTGACCGAGTGGGCGTCGAACCTGATCGGCGAGGCCCAGCCCGCGGACGCCCCGGCCGAGTAG
- a CDS encoding formylglycine-generating enzyme family protein: MEMIAVPAGSVTVSDRRTRRSWTVEVGPCRMAVHPVTQAQYAAVTGDRPSASEGARLPVESVSWTDAVRFCNALSVHEGLSPVYSGDEDVRWDRDADGYRLPTEAEWEHACRAGTTGPRYGELGEIAWYRGNSGERIHEVGGKRPNAWGLHDMLGNAWDWCWDVYDPQVYGGYRVLRGGGWFDEHWSCRASVRRRSHPGFRSDDVGFRVVRSG; the protein is encoded by the coding sequence GTGGAGATGATCGCCGTGCCGGCGGGGAGCGTGACGGTGTCCGACCGGCGGACCCGGCGGAGCTGGACCGTCGAGGTCGGGCCCTGCCGGATGGCGGTCCACCCGGTCACCCAGGCCCAGTACGCGGCGGTGACCGGGGACCGGCCGAGCGCGTCGGAGGGCGCGCGATTGCCGGTGGAAAGCGTGTCGTGGACGGACGCGGTGCGGTTCTGCAACGCACTGTCCGTCCACGAAGGACTGTCGCCGGTGTATTCGGGCGACGAGGACGTCCGGTGGGACCGGGACGCGGACGGCTACCGCCTGCCCACCGAGGCGGAGTGGGAACACGCCTGCCGCGCCGGCACCACCGGCCCCCGCTACGGCGAGCTCGGCGAAATAGCCTGGTATCGCGGCAATTCCGGCGAGCGGATCCACGAGGTCGGCGGCAAACGGCCGAACGCGTGGGGGTTGCACGACATGCTCGGCAACGCCTGGGACTGGTGCTGGGACGTCTACGACCCGCAGGTGTACGGCGGATACCGCGTCCTGCGCGGCGGTGGCTGGTTCGACGAGCACTGGAGCTGCCGCGCCTCGGTGCGGCGCCGCAGCCACCCCGGGTTCCGCAGCGACGACGTCGGCTTCCGGGTGGTCCGGTCCGGCTGA
- a CDS encoding NAD(P)H-binding protein, which translates to MIVITAPTGRIGRHLADTLLDAGAPVRVIVRDASRLSPRVRDRAEVVIGSHGDPDVVEKAFAGAGAVFWLVPPNPAATDLHTAYLDFTRPACAALAGQGVSRVVGVSALGRGVPGEAGLVTASLAMDDLIASTGVAYRALTMPTFMDNLLWQIRSIAEDGVFFAMAEPDHKRPICATQDIAATAARLLLDDTWSGRGEVPVLGPEDLSHNDLAAIMSEVLGRPVRFQEVSAEELTADLRRQGWSAAMTRGMVDMMAAKAAGLDNAQPRTPEASTPTTFRQWCEEVLRPAVLAR; encoded by the coding sequence ATGATCGTGATCACCGCACCCACCGGCCGCATCGGCCGGCACCTGGCCGACACCCTGCTCGACGCCGGCGCACCGGTCCGCGTCATCGTGCGCGACGCGTCCCGCCTGAGTCCCCGGGTCCGCGACCGGGCCGAGGTCGTCATCGGCTCGCACGGCGACCCGGACGTCGTGGAGAAGGCGTTCGCCGGCGCCGGCGCGGTCTTCTGGCTCGTTCCGCCCAACCCGGCGGCCACCGACCTGCACACCGCCTACCTGGACTTCACCCGCCCGGCCTGCGCGGCGCTGGCCGGCCAGGGCGTCTCCCGGGTCGTCGGCGTCTCGGCCCTCGGCCGCGGGGTGCCCGGCGAGGCCGGCCTGGTGACGGCCTCGCTCGCGATGGACGATCTGATCGCGAGCACCGGCGTCGCCTACCGGGCGCTGACCATGCCGACGTTCATGGACAACCTGCTCTGGCAGATCCGGTCGATCGCCGAGGACGGCGTGTTCTTCGCGATGGCCGAGCCGGACCACAAGCGGCCGATCTGCGCGACCCAGGACATCGCGGCCACCGCCGCCCGGCTGCTGCTCGACGACACCTGGAGCGGCCGGGGCGAGGTCCCGGTGCTCGGCCCGGAAGACCTGTCCCACAACGACCTGGCCGCGATCATGTCCGAAGTTCTGGGCCGTCCCGTCCGCTTCCAGGAGGTCTCCGCCGAGGAGCTGACTGCCGACCTGCGGCGGCAGGGCTGGTCGGCAGCGATGACGCGCGGGATGGTCGACATGATGGCAGCGAAGGCCGCCGGGCTCGACAACGCGCAGCCACGCACGCCGGAAGCGTCCACGCCGACGACCTTCCGGCAGTGGTGCGAGGAGGTCCTCCGCCCGGCGGTGCTCGCCCGGTAG
- a CDS encoding LysR family transcriptional regulator, with product MDLDLRKLRYFAAVAEHGHFGRAAERLHIAQPVLSRQIRALERELGCELLERTTRSVRLTPAGEQLYADAPGVLATAVAATRRAYGAARGSRRLVVGFAPGLTVSPAVRAFTQEHPQVEVELLHLQWFEQAEALRDGRADVGYLRRPFDPAGLRTLRVGSEPKVVCLPAAHPLAARRRVRYADLDGIPVIEATDRRVTTIEEKLELVAAGRGCAMVPRSVARYYSRPDIVHRTIGDAGEYEICLAVAEENRRPHLADFVAVAARTLPGRRR from the coding sequence ATGGATCTGGACCTGCGCAAACTGCGGTACTTCGCCGCGGTCGCCGAGCACGGGCACTTCGGCCGGGCCGCGGAACGGCTGCACATCGCGCAGCCCGTGCTGAGCCGCCAGATCCGCGCCCTGGAACGGGAACTGGGCTGCGAGCTGCTGGAGCGCACCACCCGGTCGGTGCGGCTGACCCCGGCGGGCGAGCAGCTCTACGCGGACGCGCCCGGAGTGCTGGCCACCGCGGTCGCCGCGACCCGCCGGGCCTACGGCGCGGCGCGCGGCTCCCGCCGCCTGGTGGTCGGGTTCGCGCCCGGACTGACCGTGTCGCCCGCGGTCCGGGCCTTCACCCAGGAGCACCCGCAGGTGGAGGTCGAGCTGCTGCACCTGCAGTGGTTCGAACAGGCCGAGGCGCTGCGCGACGGCCGCGCCGACGTCGGCTACCTGCGGCGCCCGTTCGACCCGGCCGGGCTGCGCACACTCCGGGTGGGCAGCGAGCCGAAGGTGGTGTGCCTGCCCGCCGCGCATCCCCTCGCAGCGCGGCGCCGCGTGCGCTACGCCGACCTCGACGGCATTCCGGTCATCGAGGCGACCGACCGCCGGGTCACCACCATCGAGGAGAAGCTGGAGCTGGTCGCCGCCGGGCGCGGTTGTGCGATGGTGCCGCGCAGCGTCGCGCGCTACTACTCGCGCCCGGACATCGTGCACCGGACCATCGGCGACGCCGGGGAGTACGAGATCTGCCTCGCCGTCGCGGAGGAGAACCGGCGTCCGCACCTGGCCGACTTCGTGGCGGTGGCTGCCCGCACGCTGCCCGGACGACGGCGCTGA
- a CDS encoding response regulator has translation MRVLVVEDEAPLADAIARGLRREGMAVDVALTGDEGHEKASITRYDVVLLDRDLPGMSGDDLCQEIVASDELTRVLMLTASGTVSDRVEGLSLGADDYLAKPFAFPELVARVRALGRRATPAAPPLLTVGDVELDPAKRTVRRASGPIDLTRKEFGVLEVLMAAKGAVVSSEELLERVWDENADPFTTTVRVTVMTLRKKLGEPGIIETVVGSGYRVRDTGPVKG, from the coding sequence GTGCGAGTACTGGTAGTCGAGGACGAGGCGCCGCTGGCGGACGCGATCGCGCGCGGGCTGCGCCGGGAAGGCATGGCGGTCGACGTCGCCCTCACCGGCGACGAGGGACACGAGAAGGCCAGCATCACGCGGTACGACGTGGTGCTGCTGGACCGGGACCTGCCGGGGATGTCCGGCGACGACCTGTGCCAGGAAATCGTGGCTTCCGACGAGCTGACGCGCGTCCTCATGCTGACCGCCAGCGGCACGGTCTCCGACCGCGTCGAGGGACTGTCCCTGGGCGCGGACGACTACCTGGCCAAGCCCTTCGCCTTCCCCGAGCTGGTCGCCCGCGTGCGCGCGCTGGGCCGCCGGGCCACCCCGGCCGCCCCGCCGCTGCTGACCGTCGGTGACGTCGAGCTCGACCCGGCCAAGCGCACCGTGCGCCGCGCGAGCGGGCCGATCGACCTGACCCGCAAGGAGTTCGGCGTCCTCGAGGTGCTGATGGCGGCGAAGGGCGCGGTGGTCAGCAGCGAGGAGCTGCTGGAGCGCGTGTGGGACGAGAACGCCGACCCGTTCACCACGACCGTCCGGGTCACGGTGATGACCCTGCGCAAGAAGCTGGGCGAACCTGGGATCATCGAGACCGTGGTGGGATCCGGGTACCGGGTACGCGACACCGGCCCCGTGAAGGGGTGA
- a CDS encoding ATP-binding protein: MSSRSARTPVRSLRARITLLATGLAAGVSLVLLWLAWTLVGDAVSAVPQMPPGTIVRVDGVDVDAAALAAHLRDHARDKMLLAGSIAFCCVVLATAVLAWTFTSRVLRPLRDITGTARRLSVESLGERIGEVGARGELAELAQTFDAMLDRLQAAFEAQRHFVANASHELRTPLSVIRTELDVTLADEQADNDELRRMAGVVRDATERASQLVGSLLLLARTDGAGLVVSEPVDLAVLVDSAWRAVVGEADQRGLKTTFTTEPAWTTGDPALLERIAGNLLENAVRHNVDGGWIEVTTQSGGRWSTLRVRSSGGLVDPAAVGELFEPFRRAGVARTARHGAGLGLSIVRAAVEAHDGQVNAEPVVGGGLSVTVRLPAAR; encoded by the coding sequence GTGAGTTCGCGCTCGGCGCGCACGCCGGTCCGCAGCCTGCGTGCGCGCATCACGCTGCTCGCGACCGGGCTCGCGGCCGGGGTCAGCCTCGTGCTGCTGTGGCTGGCGTGGACGCTGGTGGGTGACGCCGTGTCCGCGGTGCCGCAGATGCCGCCGGGCACGATCGTGCGCGTCGACGGGGTGGACGTGGACGCCGCCGCGCTGGCCGCGCACCTGCGCGACCACGCGCGCGACAAGATGCTGCTCGCCGGGAGCATCGCGTTCTGCTGCGTGGTGCTGGCGACCGCCGTCCTGGCCTGGACGTTCACCTCGCGGGTGCTGCGGCCGTTGCGGGACATCACCGGCACCGCGCGGCGGCTGTCGGTCGAGTCGCTGGGCGAGCGCATCGGCGAGGTGGGCGCGCGCGGCGAGCTGGCCGAGCTCGCGCAGACCTTCGACGCGATGCTCGACCGGTTGCAGGCGGCGTTCGAGGCGCAGCGGCACTTCGTCGCCAACGCCAGCCACGAGCTGCGCACGCCGCTGTCGGTGATCCGCACCGAGCTGGACGTCACCCTTGCCGACGAGCAGGCCGACAACGACGAGCTGCGCCGCATGGCCGGCGTGGTGCGGGACGCGACCGAGCGGGCCAGCCAGCTGGTCGGGTCGCTGCTGCTGCTCGCCCGCACCGACGGCGCGGGACTGGTGGTCAGCGAGCCGGTCGACCTGGCGGTGCTGGTGGACAGCGCGTGGCGGGCGGTGGTGGGCGAGGCCGACCAGCGCGGCCTGAAGACCACCTTCACCACCGAGCCGGCCTGGACGACGGGTGATCCGGCGCTGCTGGAGCGCATCGCGGGCAACCTGCTGGAGAACGCGGTGCGGCACAACGTCGACGGCGGCTGGATCGAGGTCACCACCCAGTCCGGCGGGCGGTGGTCGACGCTGCGGGTGCGCTCCTCCGGCGGCCTGGTGGACCCGGCCGCGGTGGGGGAGTTGTTCGAGCCGTTCCGCCGGGCCGGGGTGGCGCGCACCGCCCGGCACGGGGCCGGGCTCGGGTTGTCGATCGTGCGTGCGGCGGTCGAGGCGCACGACGGGCAGGTGAACGCGGAACCGGTGGTCGGCGGGGGGCTGTCGGTCACCGTGCGGCTGCCCGCGGCGCGCTGA
- a CDS encoding aldo/keto reductase, giving the protein MVPSIRLNNDVELPALGFGVYKLADGDVGAAMRVAIEAGYRSFDTATLYGNERGVGAALRASGLPREELFVTTKLWNTEHGYDSALRAFDGSRKLLGLDYVDLYLIHWPVPRQDRYVETWRALEKILADGGARAIGVSNFQVPHLERLIAETEVVPAVNQIELHPGLQQPALRAFHAEHGIVTEAWSPLARGRQLDSEVVTTVARKHGKTPAQVVLRWHIEMGHMVIPKSATPSRIRENIDIFDFELDAQDIAGFATLQSGDRHGPHPEA; this is encoded by the coding sequence ATGGTGCCTTCGATCCGGTTGAACAACGACGTCGAGCTGCCCGCGCTCGGGTTCGGGGTCTACAAGCTGGCCGACGGCGACGTCGGGGCCGCGATGCGGGTGGCGATCGAGGCCGGGTACCGCAGCTTCGACACGGCGACGCTGTACGGCAACGAGCGCGGCGTCGGCGCTGCGCTGCGCGCGTCGGGCCTGCCGCGGGAGGAACTGTTCGTCACCACCAAGCTGTGGAACACCGAGCACGGCTACGACTCGGCGCTGCGCGCGTTCGACGGCAGCCGGAAGCTGCTCGGGCTCGACTACGTGGACCTCTACCTGATCCACTGGCCGGTGCCGCGGCAGGACAGGTACGTGGAGACCTGGCGCGCGCTGGAGAAGATCCTCGCCGACGGCGGCGCACGGGCGATCGGGGTGTCGAACTTCCAGGTCCCGCACCTGGAACGGCTGATCGCCGAGACCGAGGTGGTGCCCGCGGTGAACCAGATCGAGCTGCACCCCGGCCTGCAGCAGCCGGCGCTGCGCGCCTTCCACGCCGAGCACGGCATCGTGACCGAGGCGTGGAGCCCGCTGGCCCGCGGCCGTCAGCTGGACAGCGAGGTGGTCACCACGGTCGCCCGCAAGCACGGCAAGACCCCGGCGCAGGTGGTATTGCGCTGGCACATCGAGATGGGCCACATGGTCATCCCCAAGTCGGCCACGCCCAGCCGCATCCGGGAAAACATCGACATCTTCGACTTCGAGCTGGACGCACAGGACATCGCCGGGTTCGCGACGCTGCAGAGCGGCGACCGCCACGGCCCGCATCCGGAGGCATGA
- a CDS encoding MarR family winged helix-turn-helix transcriptional regulator, which yields MGIVAALVRSAFLVNAVYSESAREYGLTVPQGQLLCVLMARPYGMTELGAVLGLAKSSLTGLVDRTERNGLVRREPDPRDSRAVRVALTGEGSRLAGEFYAETCRRIAGLPAGLGAAERDQLAGLLGRVVVDNAVPPVFLESGD from the coding sequence ATGGGAATCGTGGCCGCGCTGGTGCGGTCGGCGTTCCTGGTCAACGCGGTGTATTCGGAATCGGCCCGGGAGTACGGTCTGACCGTGCCGCAGGGGCAGCTGTTGTGCGTGCTGATGGCCCGGCCCTACGGCATGACGGAGCTCGGCGCGGTCCTGGGGCTGGCGAAGTCGAGCCTGACCGGGCTGGTGGATCGCACCGAGCGCAACGGCCTGGTGCGGCGCGAGCCGGATCCGCGGGACAGCCGCGCGGTGCGGGTCGCGCTCACCGGTGAGGGCAGCAGGCTCGCCGGGGAGTTCTACGCCGAGACCTGCCGCCGCATCGCGGGACTGCCCGCCGGGCTCGGCGCCGCGGAGCGCGACCAGCTTGCGGGCCTGCTCGGCCGCGTGGTGGTGGACAACGCGGTGCCCCCGGTCTTCCTGGAATCCGGCGACTGA
- a CDS encoding LLM class flavin-dependent oxidoreductase, giving the protein MLRHDVVFGFGAHATVYEAAHLRRMVERADSDGLDLFSLSDHPYLGSRLDAYATIGFLLGRTERIAGLANVTNLPLRPPPMLARTVTSLAALSADRIVLGMGAGGLPDRIADMGGPRLSPAESVEAFEEAIVLVKSLAGGGQPVTHGGRHYRVHRIEPAPVAAPPVWTGSVGPKSLAATGRVADGWIPGRAADWLSERYRRSRPVIDEAAAAVGRDPREIRTVLNFPGAITDRPLAATRDEEGRWAGGSVGQWIEELTGAVVEHGVSGFILFSPGHGAHDDVSLGRWAREIVPAVREAVAKELG; this is encoded by the coding sequence GTGTTGCGGCACGATGTGGTTTTCGGATTCGGCGCCCACGCCACCGTGTACGAGGCGGCGCACCTGCGGCGCATGGTCGAGCGCGCGGATTCCGACGGGCTCGACCTGTTCTCGCTGTCCGACCACCCGTACCTCGGCAGCCGGCTGGACGCCTACGCGACGATCGGTTTCCTGCTGGGGCGCACGGAACGGATCGCCGGGCTCGCCAACGTCACCAACCTGCCGCTGCGGCCGCCGCCGATGCTGGCGCGCACCGTGACCTCGCTGGCCGCGCTGTCCGCGGACCGGATCGTGCTCGGCATGGGTGCGGGCGGGCTGCCGGACCGGATCGCGGACATGGGCGGGCCGCGGTTGTCCCCGGCGGAGTCGGTGGAGGCGTTCGAGGAAGCGATCGTGCTGGTCAAGTCGCTCGCGGGCGGCGGGCAGCCGGTCACCCACGGGGGCCGGCACTACCGGGTGCACCGGATCGAGCCCGCACCGGTGGCGGCGCCGCCGGTGTGGACCGGGTCGGTCGGGCCGAAGTCCCTGGCGGCGACCGGCCGCGTCGCGGACGGCTGGATCCCGGGCCGCGCGGCGGACTGGCTCAGCGAGCGGTACCGGAGGTCCCGCCCGGTGATCGACGAGGCAGCCGCCGCGGTGGGCCGGGACCCGCGGGAGATCCGGACGGTGCTCAACTTCCCCGGGGCGATCACCGACCGGCCCCTCGCCGCGACACGGGACGAGGAGGGCCGGTGGGCCGGCGGCAGCGTCGGCCAGTGGATCGAGGAACTGACCGGCGCCGTGGTCGAGCACGGCGTGTCAGGCTTCATCCTGTTCTCGCCCGGTCACGGTGCTCACGACGACGTGTCCCTCGGCCGCTGGGCCCGGGAGATCGTCCCGGCCGTCCGTGAGGCGGTCGCCAAGGAGCTCGGCTAG
- a CDS encoding alpha/beta fold hydrolase, translating to MSILRFDRAGRVLIAEKRGGDGPPLVVLPGVMADATSWRPVVEALPLPNPVIVINRRGRAPSGPLGDGYSVRTEIDDLHHVLDALGGAVDLFGWSYGALIALDAATERQDLRSVVAYEPVSGPFGTDALKPLRAAEGDLDRAVEIVNRVVSGFSAEYVAALRESPVWPVLRPLAHPLATELAAINDHTPAFDRYRDLDIPVTLLLGEVNEGVEPYGTAFGRFERALPQARRTVLPGQGHLAHAQAPEVLAEFLAAALRR from the coding sequence ATGTCGATCCTGCGGTTCGATCGCGCCGGGAGGGTGCTGATCGCCGAGAAGCGCGGCGGGGACGGGCCACCGCTCGTGGTCCTGCCCGGTGTGATGGCCGATGCCACGTCCTGGCGGCCGGTCGTCGAGGCCCTGCCCCTGCCGAACCCGGTGATCGTGATCAACCGGCGGGGCCGGGCGCCCAGCGGACCGCTCGGGGACGGGTACTCGGTGCGCACCGAGATCGACGACCTGCACCACGTCCTCGACGCGCTGGGCGGTGCGGTGGACCTGTTCGGCTGGAGCTACGGCGCGCTGATCGCGCTGGACGCCGCGACCGAACGGCAGGACCTGCGCTCGGTCGTCGCCTACGAACCGGTGTCCGGGCCGTTCGGGACGGACGCGCTGAAACCGTTGCGCGCCGCCGAGGGCGACCTCGACCGCGCGGTGGAGATCGTGAACCGTGTGGTGTCGGGGTTCTCCGCCGAGTACGTGGCCGCGTTGCGGGAGAGCCCGGTGTGGCCGGTGCTGCGGCCGCTCGCGCACCCGCTCGCGACGGAACTGGCGGCGATCAACGACCACACCCCGGCGTTCGACCGGTACCGCGACCTCGACATCCCGGTCACGCTGCTGCTGGGTGAGGTCAACGAGGGCGTGGAGCCCTACGGCACGGCGTTCGGACGGTTCGAGCGGGCGTTGCCACAGGCGCGGCGGACGGTCCTGCCCGGGCAGGGCCACCTCGCGCACGCCCAGGCGCCCGAGGTGCTGGCCGAGTTCCTCGCCGCAGCCCTCCGGCGCTAG